From a region of the Bacteroidales bacterium genome:
- a CDS encoding ATP-binding protein codes for MELFYKTHEYLVEHVNSPVERELMHEIDWSHRLIGIKGSRGVGKTTFLLKYAKEKFGTSRECLYINLNHLCFTDKTLAQFAQEFAAQGGKTLLIDQVFKYPNWSQELRYCYDNIPQLNIVFTGSSVMRLKEDNPYLADVVHSYNLRGFSFREYLNLFTNANIKALTLDELLKNHQQIAEEITRKINPFEYFDAYLQHGFYPFFLEKRNFSENLLKTMNMMMEVDILLIKQIEPAYLTKIRKLLYMLVKDAPCTPNVSKLSQAISTSRATVVNYIKYLSDARLINVLYEEGESFPKKPAKVYMHNPNLMQVVGEENLSLQSLAETFFCNALFKDHTVTKGEKGVHFVIDGEYSFKVGTIKYRKKESNIIYAEDNIMIGRENVVPLWMFGLLY; via the coding sequence ATGGAACTGTTTTATAAAACGCATGAGTATCTTGTCGAGCATGTAAATTCGCCCGTCGAGCGAGAGCTTATGCATGAAATCGATTGGAGTCATCGCCTTATAGGAATTAAAGGAAGTCGTGGTGTAGGAAAAACAACGTTCCTCTTAAAATATGCCAAAGAGAAGTTTGGTACATCCCGAGAGTGTCTCTATATAAACCTTAATCACCTCTGCTTTACCGATAAAACATTAGCTCAATTTGCTCAAGAGTTTGCAGCACAAGGGGGTAAAACGTTGTTGATTGACCAAGTATTTAAGTATCCCAACTGGAGTCAGGAGTTAAGATATTGCTACGATAATATACCTCAATTAAATATAGTGTTCACAGGCTCATCGGTAATGAGGTTGAAAGAGGATAACCCCTATCTTGCCGATGTTGTACACTCATATAACCTCAGAGGATTCTCTTTTAGAGAGTATCTTAATCTGTTTACAAATGCCAATATAAAAGCATTAACGCTTGATGAATTGCTTAAGAACCATCAGCAGATTGCCGAGGAGATAACTCGAAAGATAAATCCTTTTGAATATTTTGACGCCTATTTGCAACATGGATTCTATCCATTCTTCTTGGAGAAGCGTAACTTCTCAGAGAATTTGCTCAAGACTATGAATATGATGATGGAGGTAGATATTTTGCTTATTAAGCAGATAGAGCCTGCATATCTAACCAAAATACGCAAACTGCTATATATGTTGGTAAAAGATGCACCGTGCACTCCCAATGTGAGTAAGTTAAGTCAGGCAATATCAACCTCAAGAGCAACTGTTGTAAACTATATTAAATACCTATCGGATGCAAGGTTGATAAATGTGCTGTACGAAGAGGGAGAGTCGTTCCCCAAGAAACCGGCAAAGGTATATATGCACAACCCAAATTTGATGCAGGTAGTGGGAGAAGAGAATCTCAGTTTGCAATCGTTGGCAGAAACATTCTTCTGTAACGCATTGTTTAAAGACCATACCGTAACAAAAGGCGAGAAAGGAGTGCATTTTGTAATAGACGGAGAGTATTCTTTTAAGGTAGGAACAATAAAATACAGAAAAAAAGAGTCAAACATCATTTATGCAGAGGATAATATAATGATAGGTCGAGAAAATGTTGTACCTTTGTGGATGTTTGGACTTCTCTATTAA